In the Drosophila willistoni isolate 14030-0811.24 chromosome 3R, UCI_dwil_1.1, whole genome shotgun sequence genome, GTCATCTGAATCTGATTCAGTTTCGGCATCATTAAAAGTAAAATCATTATCGCTTTCATCATCCTGAAGGCCATCCTCGTTGCGTTGGTTCTCAATCATATCATCATCTTGACCATGAGAATTACTTTCCCTATTTGTGACTTCCTCGGATTCTGATGCATCTCTCAAGCCTATAACCAAATAGATgagaaaaatacttttttgtCTTGTCTAATTGAAACTCACCATCCATGGCAACAACTTCGTAGTTTTGCTGGATATTAAAGCTAGAGCTTTGATCATTGCTAGCCTCGTGGCCCACTATTTGGTCAGATGAGGGCTCCACATTGGAAGGCGCCAATGGCTCGACACTGAATAATTCATCAGAGTTCTagaagaaaaatgtattttcagTAACTAAGAAGATTccaactatatatatatataacttatTTACTTACATCTAAATTGGATGATGACATGGCAAATGGCGCCGTTGGCCGCACCACACCCAGTCGTACTGGGGCAATCAGTGCTTCCGATACCTCACACAACTCCTCGATGGAAATTTTATGGAGAGTTTGGAATACTTTTACACAACTCTGCACATATTTGTTGCATGATGTATGTGTTTTGCGTTTCTCCGGATTGGGCTGTTTCTCCAAATTAAATATGACAAACACTCGAGCTACGGAACGAACAAAACGTCGTGCCACTTCCTCGGCTTCCTTGCAACGATTGGCAACACCGCCGTTCTGCAGTTCTCTCACCAATGTCAGAAGCAATGTATCCAAATGGTCACCCGTACACTTAACAATCAGATTATGGGTGAATTTATCGAGCAGTGTAGAACCATGTTGGGTTTGAATGAAGGTATTAAAGTTGTCTGGACTGGAGCTATCAGAAACATTACCAGCAGGTGGTGGATTTTGTACATTTGTTGCTGGATCCGTTTTCTCCGCTCCGCTCATTATCATAGATCGTACGGCACTCCAGTCGATTAAGAGACGCTCGAGAGCTTTTCTTGCAAACTTTGGTGGCTCGAGATCATGGTCCGGCATGTCGTTGTCCATGTCAATGGAGGATGATTTCCGATTCGATATTGTCGCATTGGTGCCATTTGTGCTAGTCGCTGCATTGCTCACGTTTCGAACTCGAACACTGAAACGATATTGACGCTGTTCGACTATTTGCCTACCCACGGTTTGGATAAGGAATAGCAATATGGATTCGCCCTTCGAATTGAATTTTGTCACCAAATCGGTACTGGATACAAGTTTGCAAAGTAGAGCAAAGCGCTTGGTGAGGTTTCCAGCGATTAGGGCcttacatttacatttctcCCAGCAATCACAATAGGCTGTGGGCGCTGTGCGTTTCAGCTTACAGTCGTGTCCCTTGTGGCACACGCGAGCGCATTCCGTGCAACAGCAGAGGGATCCAGTTAGGCCACATGTTTTacattcaaaaatattttgatttatatgATCGGCACCGGTCCACGTGAATGAGCATGTGTCATTGTAGCATATCACATGGAGTGGAGACTGATCAGCTGGCGATCCACTAGGGAATATCATAGCGTCTTTAAGTTGCGAGTCTTGTTCGGCCAGCATAAGAATTGTATTTAATAGTATGATTCCGGCCTCATATGCGCGGCATGAAACCGCCAACATGAATGCCGTTTGTCCCTGCGCATCCTTGGCGCTAAGCATTTGCGAGAGGTAAGGCCTAAGAGCTGGGCTAGCGCACATTTGCTGTAGTATAAGAATCGCATGCTCGCGTCGTTGTAATAGGTCAAATGTGTAGTTTGGAGTTCCCAATTTAATATTGGATAACATGGTCCCTTGAGATGTTGACGGAATTATCTTGTTAATATCATCCTCAATGGTATCCGATACGTTTTGTCGGACATTCTGTTCGGTAGTGCTTAGATTGCTGGCTGAAGGCGCATCCACAGGCCATGGAATATATGCATGATCGTCGTtagctgctgccgctgctgctgctgccggtGGTTGATTACTGCCACCACTTTGCTCCGGTTGCTCCGAATTTATTAGGCGATGCATCATATCGCGCAGACTCATGCGATTATCTCTGTTCAATGAGACAGATGGTGGGACGGCTGCTGATGCAACAGCCGAAGAACTTATACCAGCAGAAACTGCAGCAAAGCTGGAACTATCATTGCTCCCACCTGCGCCGCCTCCGAAAGCGCTGCCGCCGGCATAGGATGATGCTGTCGTTGAAGTGGCCCCGCCAGAACGTGTTGCCGAAATGCCAACTGGGAGGGTTTTCTTCTCAGCAGTAGCGCTAGCACCAGTAGAGGCTTCAGTTTGATTCAATTCCTTGTTCGATGTAGGCGCACACATAATGACACAGGCATGGAATATGTTGCGACCTCCATCACAACGTTCCTCGACAACCGACACCGTGTCATTGCGATCTTCCTTCTCGAGTCGTGTGAGAGCAGCAAAGCTATTCTTCACATCACAACGCAAAATGTGGGGCATAAGTTTTTGTGTATCAAAAAGCAGGGCTGTCATGCAGACTTTTGACTTGAGATTGACACAGGAAACTGACGGGGGCAATGAAATAGTGGCCATGGTCACCGATTTAACTGGAGGTAAATCAAACCATTGAGGATCTTTGATAGATCCAATGCAGTCTTTGGCCATTGGATAAAGAGCTCCGTTGCCATCTCTTAGCACAATTGTGCTAGTGTTTCCACTGCAGTCGTTGTTGCATGTCATTAAAATGTTGGAAGGCGATGCGCCTATAAATGAGGCACAGTCCGTGGGAAATTGGCAGTTTTGCTCTTGCTTGCTATTATACAGGTTGTACAGGCTATAATGAACTTTACCCAGTACTTTCTTTATAACGTGAATGCCACGCATGTCTACAGCTACAGTTAGCAGCTGGGCGCCAGTTGCATCAGAGCCAATATTAATTTTCTTGGGCTGTTTTTGCAGCCAATCTGGTCCTCGTGTCGAAGTAGCTGTTCTAAAGATTTGCACATCTTCGCGTCGGAGCAAACGGCACTGTTGCCAGTCATCTTCTTTACCCTCCTCTTTCGGCCCAGGATTGGGGTTACAAGTTCCAGTTAATGCTGGAAACCGCACGGCCACAAAGTCACCATCAACCTTGAGAACTTTGCCTATCGGTCCAACTTTGTCTTCGACAAAGACAACGTCTTTTAGTTGCCACAGATCTTCGTCCTTCCTGCCCTCTTGGGTACTATTGTTCTCTTCTTTAGTTGTCATTCGTTTGGTGCGCTTATGGGATGTAACACTGCCGGTATCACTGCATGTACTTGATGCGGGCGACGGAGGTGGCGGCATGTCAATACGATCAGTGGATTCCTTGCTATTGGTTGAGCTCAATTGTGCACTCTTACCGGTACTGGTGCTCTGCACAACTGTGGCCTTAGCATTGTCTTTATCGGCCAGGGTGCCATGGTTATTCGCTATACTGCCAGGCGCTTGTCCTTTGTCTACCACCGAACTTGTGCCAATATTTAGAATTTTCATTCGACACATGTCTGTGAAATCCCACACAGAGTTCAACAGTTGACCAACCTTGGGAACACCATTGTTGCATGTGAAACCAATCGATCCGGTTTGATAAATGGGACACTTTTTCATTATCACTTGTGTTCCCACATTTATATCGGCAGCGACTACTTTGAATGGCTTTTTCGTCTTTGTCCGGAACTTATCCCACAAAAATCGACGTTGATCAAATGGCAAAACGCCCCACCAATATATGTTATTGTTCTCCGTCCTCACCGCAGTGTACAACGAGCAAACATGAATTGTTGAAATGGGGTCCATAATGAATTCATTGAAAGCACAAACGGAATGTTCCAATTTAGCTCCCAGATATCCTAGTTGTTCGTCCATCCAAGTAGCAACACGATTCGTTTCAGTCACAACGGAACATCGAATAAAATTGGCGGATATCAGCTGAACGCCTTCATTTATGTTTAACGCCACGGTTTTTGGATGATAAACATTGTCAACCTGAAATTTGCGACACCACAATGTTAGTGAATGTATTTTGGTAAAAATTCTCATACTCACTTCTGATTTATATGGTTCGGGTTCTGACCAACGCCATTGATGCAATTCTCCGTTTTCAGAGAGTGCGATAAATTCAGAATACAGAGCTCCAATTGTTTTAAATCTAATGGAGCCCTTATCAGGCCACGGCTGCAGTTCCTCTGATATCCAAATGGGAGATAACATCGAGGATGGTTCTTTCTTTTTCGcgtctaaaaaaaaaattatgtttgtCATTatcataaaaagaaaatattcaaaatttttatagcATTACCAGCATCTTTCTCCCAGGTATAATCGTCTTTACTTATCCAGCGACGTGGTCCATAATACTGGCGATCCCGCCACCGACTAAATGCCTCTCGGTCAGCATTGACAGATGATATTTGTGCTGACAAAGTACTGCTACCAGCAAGAAcccctgttgatgatgtcgaATTGCGATTCGATTGGTTATTATCTGCGCTGTTAGAATTAGCATTACTTCGTTCACTTCGTATGCGGTCAAACAGCAAACTAGAAATATATGTTTAGAAAATTCAAGATATTAaatcgaaaataaaatttaagaacaatattcttatacacaatgtaaataataggaGTTTATCCCGCTATTAGTTTAGTATTAGAACTTACTTTCGAATACTTGAATAATTGCTGAATATTTCTTCTGAAAAAAGGCCGTCTGATGGATCGATAATAACGCTGTTATTATCACCAGTAAAACCATTATCCAATAACGAAATTAGATCCTCAGGCACATAATTGTCACCACCCTCTTCGGTGTCCTCAGCTTCTTCATCATCGCGAGAAAGCAGATTGTTGACAGCTAAGTTTACATCTAAATTGGTGcgctaaaaaaatataaacaaatctATTAGGATTCGTCttttgtgtatgtacgtagacCTTGTACTCACTTGTAGTTCCCTAATGATAAGATTTCTACTCTTGCCTTGCAGAACTACTTCTGCTTGGGATATAAGCTCCTCCGGCACATATGTTGCTGGTACTGTAACCAACGGTCTACTTGAGGTGCTGCCGCCAATTATGACACCGGTGCTTCGTGATCCAGAACCCTGGCCACTTGAGCTGGATCTTCCGGTTGCACGCAAAAGGCGTGCTCTAGACCGAGCCATTGGTCGGGTGGATGACGAAGGGGCCTTTGGTGCTTGGCTAGTTCCAGCTCCACCCGTTGTTGCACTTTAAAGGACAGCACACAATTAACTATAGACTACAACCGACAAATTTTGCAACATACCACTTATTGTCCGATTTAGTCAAATCAAGTTTCTCCGTATTAATGGAAAACGACACCCGGAATGCCTTGCCATCTTCAAGAAGTACACCAATATGGTTAGGCCCAATGACCACTTCTCTCACAGGGATTTTAAGTTGCTCGAATATACGATGAGTTCCATAACCAAATCGGTTAACTTTTTCCGAGACTTCTCTTATTCTAGAAAAAAGCGGTTACAAGTTgtattattaaaaaagaaaataaaaatgatatgGGAGGAAACCAAACATCAATCGAATTAACAAAACCGTACATCATGAACATTCTtgcatgcatacatacatacatacatatatacaaacaccGCATTCGCAAATGTCCGCCGCTCATATCCATGTGCATGCAAACACACGTTTCAgcttatatacatacgtatgtatgtatggaggTATATATACGCATgcacgtacatacatatgtacaacaTTCTGTTAATGTGTAAGGATTACGGAAATGCCTTACATACAGACATATGCATGATTAACcaattgttaataatataattatacATATAGACATTTATAGTTAGGTATGTAaagatgtacatatatatgtgtatgacCATATATTCGACAGATACATACATGCAGTCATAcatactatgtatgtatgtatgtatgtcagATATATGCTTGTGTTTGTAGGTAATTAAAAACTATTGCTTTATGCATGGCTTATCTGTGTAACTATacacaataaaacaaatgaaaatgtaaagtCAACGCCATCTAATTTAAAATGGTCAGAAACTTCCTTTCAATTATGTCTTAAATTTTGCACATTTTGTAGTACCGTATGCAAGTGTCTCTCTTCTTTCTTGTACATAGATACGTATAAATGtgcttacatacatacatatgtacacatgtGCATATGACCGAATCTATATGTACTTTCATTATTTTACTATGTTTTACCTTTCTATGAACTGCTCGTCAGAGCCCGGTAAAGGTTGCAATACAAATTGCATAGAAACCATctcaatatattttatttatacatttacAAAACACTAAGATTCCTTTCTTCAATTTTGATTCCCAAGAACTGACAGAATATTCCAAGCGATTTAGCAAAAACGAGCAATTGTCTATCGATAAGTGGCAGCAGCGCCATTCGTGCCGCTCTCACGGTTGCAAATGTCAGTTATCATTCGAATGTCAGTACACATGGGCGAAAACGAAACATTTCCACTGTCATGAGTCATCCTGTAGCAGCGTTCTTGTTTTGCATCAACGCATTACCATTGGCGAAGAATTTATGTTGTTAAAGTAAAACCAGTGAGAATAATAAAGACTACTTACAAAAGTATAAGGCTGTCAAAAATATGTCTAATTTTTTATAAAGCTTTATCACTTGGCAAAATTCAATCAATTATAAATGGCTGTCAAAAATATGTCTAATTTTACAAGTTTTATAAAGCTTTATCACTTGGCAAAATTCAAACAATTATAAATGACAAGGCTTTGTGCAGTCGATTTATTTATTGGTCACTATCCGTGACTATAGCGCAATTGTTGAAAACGAAATAGTGTAGTGTAATAGTTGAAACTACAGTTGGACTTGAGTTTGTTCACGATAAACGTTTGTAGAACTAAGAAACATTTGTTTGTggattaatttaaatttcaagtaaGAAATACATGGAAATTTAGCTCTCGGTTTACCGGGTTTTTCGATTTTCCGTGATGGATCGGGTCCCGACCTTTCCGGATAGTCGGGGTCCAACTGTAGTTCCAACATAAATTGGCTGGTTCGATTAATTCTTTATCGATATCAACACCATATCCGGCCATGGTGAAATTGCAATTGTGCGTCATTTTTTTTCATCTAAACGTTTAGGTCACAAGTTTTGAGGAAATAAGagtaatttgttttaaaatagCTGTAGCATCTTATACTTCTGAAAAGGTAAAGTAAAAGGATCTATAGAAAAAAGAGTACATAATAGCAACCATTTTACCTGCTTGCAAATTCAACAAACCGTacaaaaaatttcacaaaatgGAGGATATCAAGAAATTGCTGAATCAAAGCAATATTGATATAAGCAGCAGCTCGGACAGTGAGAATGACAATGACTGTGAAATATCAATTGGAATGCGTAAGTCTAACCGTGATGTCGAATTACCCAAGGAAACTTCAAAGGGAAATCGCAAAAGTGGAGTTGCTCGACTTCCAACCAGACGGCCCGACCCCAATGTCTACAATAGAAACGCTTTGCTTGCACGAGAGAATCGCCGAAAAAAGAAAGCTTACCTTGAGGCTGTTGAAAAAGAACTTGAAGAAACGCGTATCACTAACAAATCTTTGGTTAAGGCCCTAAAGAAACAATCCAAAATGTGTCGTAAGCTCCAAAAGGAGAACCAACTCTTAAAAATCACATTGGGAAACCAAAAGACACCGCTAGCATCTTTTCGCTGCATTTCGCCAGTGGGATCCCTTGGATCTTATTCACATTATTCCAGCAGCGGTAGCAGCACCTTTGAACCAGACGCTGCCCACCCACAGAAGGAAGAGAGTGTCAACAACAATGGTAGTGTAGTCCAACAGCAAATAGAGAGCCCATCTTCATCGTGGAGTAATTTTTGCGATGCATTTTTCACAGATTATCAACCAACTTCAGCCTACGACAACACATGGAACGagattttaaatgaaaactgCTTCCAGTTTATGAATAAAGAATCTCCAAGTGCAGAGGAAGATACGGATAATGATATCTGTGGCATTAACGAGGATCACAGCTACTTTAAAGGCTGTTTGTCTTCTGCACCAAATGACAGCACTGAGCTGTGCCTGCACATTACATCAGGACGGATTTCTTCGCTAGATGGTGGCCCAATCTCGCCACAATGGAGCGCTAGCGGCACGCCCCCAGTTCAGTTGTTGCAAGACGACGATGTCATGGATGATGACACAACAACTGCGTGGATAAAAAGTCTgtaatttattgttatttattgtttagatTAAGAGATAATTCCTGCATTTGCACATTTTTGCTGTAAATCGATTTAATTCTTTCCATTTTTTCATTAAGAAATTATTACATCCTTGAGTTAGCTGAAGATGTGTTATGGAGCTTATGATAGAATCTTTATGCAGTGGATCACAACTGTGGGTTTTGACATAATGAAACTGatactttttttgttcatatttCAGAGCTGTTTGGAAAAATGCGCTGGATTGTTATATTAATAACGTGCATGGTTCCTAAGTTCACTAAAAAggtgggtttttttgtttggttttgcaGTTATTTGTTTATACTAAGAATAAAAACTGCAATTGCTCAATGTTTATTTGAACGTGATTCACATAGTTGTTGTCCCACTTTTTCAGTTGCGACCAACACCTGCGGCGATCCTAAGATATCTTGAAACGTGTTGTTCATCATGTTGTTGTGATGATGGATTTTTGATAAGTATCAAATTTCAGTGGGAATACCTCTCTGCAAAGAGACGTTTCCAACATggttttaaaacatttataagTTTAAATTATACCTAATTGGGATTATTTCTCCATATCTTAAGTGATTTTGAAATTCGTTTGAAGTTTATATCGTTTGGATAAGTATCAGCCATATAAATCGTGCGTTCGACATTTGTCTCAGGGACCAAAACAAAACCCGGTACGTACTTCTATCATAACTCCAAAAtatcttcctttttttttgttaagtatTTGATGATGACACTTTGAATTGAATCAA is a window encoding:
- the LOC6650847 gene encoding E3 ubiquitin-protein ligase hyd, translating into MVSMQFVLQPLPGSDEQFIERIREVSEKVNRFGYGTHRIFEQLKIPVREVVIGPNHIGVLLEDGKAFRVSFSINTEKLDLTKSDNKCATTGGAGTSQAPKAPSSSTRPMARSRARLLRATGRSSSSGQGSGSRSTGVIIGGSTSSRPLVTVPATYVPEELISQAEVVLQGKSRNLIIRELQRTNLDVNLAVNNLLSRDDEEAEDTEEGGDNYVPEDLISLLDNGFTGDNNSVIIDPSDGLFSEEIFSNYSSIRNLLFDRIRSERSNANSNSADNNQSNRNSTSSTGVLAGSSTLSAQISSVNADREAFSRWRDRQYYGPRRWISKDDYTWEKDADAKKKEPSSMLSPIWISEELQPWPDKGSIRFKTIGALYSEFIALSENGELHQWRWSEPEPYKSEVDNVYHPKTVALNINEGVQLISANFIRCSVVTETNRVATWMDEQLGYLGAKLEHSVCAFNEFIMDPISTIHVCSLYTAVRTENNNIYWWGVLPFDQRRFLWDKFRTKTKKPFKVVAADINVGTQVIMKKCPIYQTGSIGFTCNNGVPKVGQLLNSVWDFTDMCRMKILNIGTSSVVDKGQAPGSIANNHGTLADKDNAKATVVQSTSTGKSAQLSSTNSKESTDRIDMPPPPSPASSTCSDTGSVTSHKRTKRMTTKEENNSTQEGRKDEDLWQLKDVVFVEDKVGPIGKVLKVDGDFVAVRFPALTGTCNPNPGPKEEGKEDDWQQCRLLRREDVQIFRTATSTRGPDWLQKQPKKINIGSDATGAQLLTVAVDMRGIHVIKKVLGKVHYSLYNLYNSKQEQNCQFPTDCASFIGASPSNILMTCNNDCSGNTSTIVLRDGNGALYPMAKDCIGSIKDPQWFDLPPVKSVTMATISLPPSVSCVNLKSKVCMTALLFDTQKLMPHILRCDVKNSFAALTRLEKEDRNDTVSVVEERCDGGRNIFHACVIMCAPTSNKELNQTEASTGASATAEKKTLPVGISATRSGGATSTTASSYAGGSAFGGGAGGSNDSSSFAAVSAGISSSAVASAAVPPSVSLNRDNRMSLRDMMHRLINSEQPEQSGGSNQPPAAAAAAAANDDHAYIPWPVDAPSASNLSTTEQNVRQNVSDTIEDDINKIIPSTSQGTMLSNIKLGTPNYTFDLLQRREHAILILQQMCASPALRPYLSQMLSAKDAQGQTAFMLAVSCRAYEAGIILLNTILMLAEQDSQLKDAMIFPSGSPADQSPLHVICYNDTCSFTWTGADHINQNIFECKTCGLTGSLCCCTECARVCHKGHDCKLKRTAPTAYCDCWEKCKCKALIAGNLTKRFALLCKLVSSTDLVTKFNSKGESILLFLIQTVGRQIVEQRQYRFSVRVRNVSNAATSTNGTNATISNRKSSSIDMDNDMPDHDLEPPKFARKALERLLIDWSAVRSMIMSGAEKTDPATNVQNPPPAGNVSDSSSPDNFNTFIQTQHGSTLLDKFTHNLIVKCTGDHLDTLLLTLVRELQNGGVANRCKEAEEVARRFVRSVARVFVIFNLEKQPNPEKRKTHTSCNKYVQSCVKVFQTLHKISIEELCEVSEALIAPVRLGVVRPTAPFAMSSSNLDNSDELFSVEPLAPSNVEPSSDQIVGHEASNDQSSSFNIQQNYEVVAMDGLRDASESEEVTNRESNSHGQDDDMIENQRNEDGLQDDESDNDFTFNDAETESDSDDNQSNQDAQRSVQTGATVGSETDIGVLFLEDESGDSSAQEEDGSEDGESDDHSDEISFIDQQLERRSSNANTRSDLAPQTMQWAIRSRDTARSSVRVPTGSNLVFIDPMALRRSTVPATTAVTTPSAEPQTMATTASNLARAFGITIRQISELLSILSYNIANDIETSLKIQNDEAIAVQIFVERRLRATWDWMFTVMDGTEAQLKFGAYLTNYTDPTHPLHPLNLSAQASTSQTPATSSASVGVNVMGSNSRRDFFTYCLSLMRSHTSEHRDALPVLDITALRHIAYVLDAFVYYMRNDTGFYDKTETISGRVNNLSPMAENEDTDDELSNIEESSTADGQLSASALTSNNSSSRRHAFFTRSESTLSLGCSAPDGFDMPLDMAMPLADKPHLLQPTSKRQELFANLPLLTSITGDSNSANSNNQSTHNSINHPPTRLGFSNFLRADAIDSEPSTSQQATERIAAESLKAESSNKSADANTSYKTDRDSSVDSNIYVQLKKKQCLDDSKSHKGNLSTKFEKLEPMDTDDTDQSSGVAGTSRAADVIMATRPEVIIAPNKVLSRIGMGEADSAFALTSPSPVRSVIVRAGASGLKSEDSESKSTSNSAMITDEVRCENSRPKTSTSQPVLFPLRGSLFFTSNFNELPSWNFLLSRWKLALDLFGRVFMDDVGMEHGSVLPELRGFPVKEIRFRRHMEKLRNGQQRDLVLCKLERNRESLIIQTFKELNTQFGNQSRRAQPPITFNRVKVTFKDEPGEGSGVARSFYTSIAEALLASAKMPNLESVQVGTNHSKYGVPFSSILRSRTVSGSSRDPPTMQRRGTGSKILWRTARERKALNFDARPYIPSASTDNTGAAEGANDHLSVHLQQLGERLYPKIHSINQTHAPKITGMLLEIPTPQLLSVLSSDETLRQKVNEAIEIINFKQKSEPSQSQPKKSVVLVEPVEDDNEPLFYSPGKRGFYTPRQGFASFERINAFRNIGRLIGLCLLQNELLPLFLQRHVLKYILGRKIKFHDLAFFDPVLYESFRQIIQNAQTKEGEENINRMDMCFVIDLMKEEGCGNRELIPGGRDVGVTSSNIFEYIRRYTEYRLIKSQEKALEALKDGVFDVLPDNCMNSLTAEDLRLLLNGVGDINVSTLISYTTFNDESSEGPDKLLKFKRWFWSIIEKMNTLERQDLVYFWTGSPALPASEEGFQPLPSVTIRPADDSHLPTANTCISRLYIPLYSSKSILRSKMLMAIKSKNFGFV
- the LOC6650848 gene encoding uncharacterized protein LOC6650848, whose amino-acid sequence is MEDIKKLLNQSNIDISSSSDSENDNDCEISIGMRKSNRDVELPKETSKGNRKSGVARLPTRRPDPNVYNRNALLARENRRKKKAYLEAVEKELEETRITNKSLVKALKKQSKMCRKLQKENQLLKITLGNQKTPLASFRCISPVGSLGSYSHYSSSGSSTFEPDAAHPQKEESVNNNDYQPTSAYDNTWNEILNENCFQFMNKESPSAEEDTDNDICGINEDHSYFKGCLSSAPNDSTELCLHITSGRISSLDGGPISPQWSASGTPPVQLLQDDDVMDDDTTTAWIKSL